In a single window of the Rhopalosiphum padi isolate XX-2018 chromosome 1, ASM2088224v1, whole genome shotgun sequence genome:
- the LOC132916962 gene encoding protein THEM6-like, which yields MINFLLTCDTYTVAVTALLVIVLLYWVFEVHYFARTLWCATMCRILKKYVYILDTTSYSSACLTTDVDFLLFHMNNSRYLREVDFARTEFYTRTGLWKAIREKGGLPVQGGTSIRYRKFIRTFSLYSISSRIVYWDRDSIYMEHRFVSRGDDFVNAIVHCRQRVINCDVEMLMGELLAKRAKERPGDQEAPRMKPECPLEIHHWMQANMVSSANLRNGN from the coding sequence ATGATTAACTTCCTGTTGACGTGCGACACGTACACGGTCGCGGTGACCGCGCTGCTGGTGATCGTGCTCCTGTACTGGGTGTTCGAAGTGCATTATTTTGCCCGGACTCTGTGGTGCGCGACCATGTGCCGGATCCTCAAGAAGTACGTGTACATACTGGACACGACTTCTTACTCCTCGGCGTGCCTGACCACGGACGTGGACTTCCTGCTGTTCCACATGAACAACTCGAGGTACCTGCGGGAGGTGGACTTCGCCCGGACCGAGTTCTACACGCGCACCGGCCTGTGGAAAGCGATCCGGGAAAAGGGCGGGCTTCCCGTACAGGGCGGCACCAGCATCCGGTACCGGAAGTTCATCCGGACGTTCAGCCTGTACAGCATATCGTCCCGGATCGTTTACTGGGACCGAGACTCGATTTACATGGAGCACAGGTTCGTGAGTCGGGGCGACGACTTCGTCAACGCCATCGTCCATTGCCGGCAGAGGGTGATCAACTGTGACGTCGAGATGCTGATGGGTGAACTACTGGCCAAGCGCGCCAAGGAGAGGCCCGGCGATCAGGAGGCGCCCCGGATGAAGCCCGAGTGTCCGTTGGAAATCCACCACTGGATGCAGGCGAACATGGTATCCAGTGCCAATTTGCGCAACGGAAACTGA